The sequence tactcccccgAAAGCATGTTAAACACAAACtatttagcttgccaacacTGCTGCAACACATTCAGAAAACACTGCTATTGTTTACGTTTGAATCCTAGTCCGGgccaaaattcacttgtcaacaatagcaatgcacTTTACACAagcacaggctgagttgacaagctggataatGTTTATCTCAACTtgctttggggggggggggggtacagCGAGAAAAAGatggttgacattcaaaatggatgCCACTTCCTCTAAGTTCACTCAACGTGGAAACAAATCTTCGATGttctcaaaacaaaaaaaataaatggaaaCTAGATCAACTCCATCAACTCCACTGGCGTCAAAACTAGTTCATACATGCAGCATACCAGTGAAAAAATGTTGTAAGAATTTGAGTGTCCaagaggcacattctacctcgGGGAGCGCAAAGGATAACTCGAGGACAGCCAACACAGCTGTACGCTAAAATCGGTACCTAAAGCTATTTCTCTCGTTCAACGAGTAAAGAGGGTAAAGATTCTAAAGTTCTCTTTGTGGAGTGTATAGAGAGGTATCTCTATTGAGCGGGAGGGGAAATTTTGAATAGTATTAAGAGGGTAGCTGCAAACAGCTTGTATTTTCCCCtacaaaattttggattttggtTCAAATTATCTGACAACCGTGTAATTATCTGTAAAGCGCTGTAATTATCAAAATCGAATGGTCGGCAAGAGCTGCACCAGATCATTACCAACGTTCCGCGAAGAATTCTGTGCCTCGGTACCCCTTTTAACAAGTTATAATTATTGCATCAAGTTGGTGCCACGTCGCTGCACCTTTCATGAAAATGTTGTGAAGAATGATAGATTGTGCAAAAATTACCGCTACTGTCCTTAAAATAGATAGATACTGTTTCATACCCCGAACTGTAAAATACCACTGAAGTGAAACAAGCAGTCGATGACTGAAAAGACACTGATTTACGATCAGGGACTgcatgcaaacatatttgcacGACGGTGATGACTTATCAAAAGAACGATTAACCTCTTTGCAGCTGGGTTTCTTCTAGTTTCACTCGCTTTCGGTCAAATATAAACTCTGTGAGGTGGCGCCAATTTGTACTGAACCAAAACGATTGCTTGATTTAGGCTAAGTAATTTCTCGCGCTTGAGTTTCGTCGGAGGTGTCTACCGCAAATTTATGCCGAACCCAAACTATAACAGTTTTTGGTGCCACTGTGAacagtaagaaaaaaaaaagattcagaTGCGTGAGCAGTTTCAGTTGCCAACACAGGAAACTCAAGACTCTTGAAATCGAAATTTCCATGATGTTTTGGACGTGTTTTGTTGAAATGCGAAGAAATACCAACTGTGCTTTTTGACCTTTACATCACTATAAACACAGAAATCGCCCAGGTGTTGAGCTATTAAGTAGTTTATTTTTCACCCATCACCGACAAAAGAGCGCTTCTGTTCCCCTTAGCAAAAAAACACGTTTAGTCCCTTGgagatgtttgtttttgaaaagaaCATACTATGTGTATTTAAAGCCTTAAAGGCAAGTACGTTACTGGTTGGCAAAAAGTCAGTTTGAAGTAAGAGCTCTTTATTTTGAACTGACTATTGGTTTTAGCTTAACCCACGGATCAGCGCTAATAAAAATTGACAAGACTCGCCGTCTGAAACCTTAGAAACTTGCCGTTCCCATTAACACGAAACTCCTCAGGGAAAATCAGCAGTGAAACTTTTCCATTGCagctgacatgttcatttgacaGCAAAAATAGAGGCTTCAATCTGCATTCGACAGCTCAATTGCACTTTGGTTTCAAAGCACTTGCTCTTCCATTCAGATGCACACATCCTAACCCTTTTCCTCATATTAATGCCGTTTGAAGGTTGACGATCTTCTGAAAACATGGGTATCGCTTGCGAGAGGAGGAATCTGTGATGAAACAGACGTCATTGGTGAGTAAACTCGCATCTTTCAATTCCCTTAGCAAGGCATCCTTATGGTTCTTGCTGTATGTAATAGAGCTCACTTCCGTTTCAAAGTGACAAAGTCAACGTCACTTCCGATTGGTTTCTCGAGAGAGAATGGTGGTCTCGGTTACCCGGACTGCTCTACGGCGCTCTCATCCGGCCATCCCAACACAGTCTGGGAAAACCtattgacattccttcacgtaGCGGTAGGCTGCTTTACATGTACAATGCAGATAGGTACTTGATAAACGACCTACCGAAAAAAGACGGAGCTCAGGAAGCCGAAAATTGCGGCTCATCAGGCTTTCTCCTGCTACTTTAAAATGATTACAGCTAATCTGTGAATTATAGACGACTAACATTGTGACTCTTGAAGGAcgattttgacaaatttgtgaAGTAATTTGTTAAAAATTCACTTTGCCAAAACAAGCGACATTCGTATAACTTTCGTCTCTTTTTTATCTTATCCACGATAAAAAGAGCCCCCAAAAGTCACCGAGATTAGGAGCCAGGTCAGAAACTACCAAGCGCTGGTGAGAGTTCAGCGAGAAGACAACGTGGTCAATTATTTCGTCGTCTACAACGGATACGATGACAAATACCACTTTGCGTTGAGAAGCGGAATCCGACCCAACATTCCGTTGAAAGGTGTGCCGAAAGACCGCGTCGTACTGGTCGAGATCTTTGCCCTCAGGCGATGCATGGGGCACGTGTTCTGGAGTAGCCCGGTCAACCTGGAGATTACAGTGTCATCAGGTATTCAGGTATCCCTTTGTAAAGCCAGCGGCTCAGTCCTGCTTAACTGTGATTAAGCTAGAATCCCCGGGGTTAGAATGCGCCTCCAGGAGAGTTTTTGGACGCTCAAACTTTAAACATACTTTGAATTTCTTGCCCCGACAATTTTGCTTACTCATTTTGAAATAAGTTTAACCGTCTTGACTTTGCGAAAATAGacagtttgatttttttatcaacagAGTTTGAAAGGCAAAGAATTTGGTTTGAGGTTTCGTTAAAGAACGTTTGGGTAAACTTTCCtgtttcgaggcgcatattatcCTTATGTATGAAAGTTGTAGATCATCCAAAATAGAATTGAAGTATAATGTCTCGCGTGCAGTTCACAAAATTGTGCACAGCATCGTGATGTTAGACCGAAACACGATAACACATGTGTTTCTCTAAGCGGTTCTGTTTAAAGtgagaaaacaacaacaatccaTGCCAAAAATCAGCATTATTTTGCAGGACGTAAAGGAAATCCAGTTTTTATAAAACATTCCAGTACAAAGTACTCCACAGGAAATATGATTTTAATTATGCTAAAGTGACAAAATAAACGTACAAGTCGGTTACAATGCGCTCGTTGTGCGCCATTTGAAGAATTCGTGTCGAGATTAGTTCGCCACGCACTAAATTTCAGGGTTGTTCAGATACAAAAATACCTTGCATAAAGCTTGATGTGTGTTCTTCACTTGTTTCCAAATTCATTGGAGTTGCTGCATGAGATATTGTCTACTAGcagcaaatttctcaaaagccgACAATAATGATATATGTCGTGTCAACTGTATTCTGATTGAAATCAGATGTAGGGATTGTGACATAATTGGTCTTGATCATTCTTGGCGATTTGACTTCATACCTTGCCATTTCTTCATCTGATTTCAATCAATTTGATGTATATATTATCATGTAATCACCAATTTTCTTCGGAGCGGTCTACATGTCTACTCAGTCGCACCATTTTCGACACCTCCCCGTGGACGATTGTCAGAATTTCAGCCGTAAGGTGTACCGTACACACCACAGCGATCGCCTTGATTTTCTCAGGataaaatgcgcctcggggacaaatatccAGACCCTCAAGACTTCTTTTCTGACCAAccgcttgtgggggctcattttttaAGCTTTCGGAATAACACAAATTTTCAACGTCATAGCtgttcgaaaatcgaaaattgtattttccccCATAAAGTTTACACGgagatggccgccattttgaatttcaaatatcgataaatattaagtaatttttttctttggtaccaaagtttgcacagtgacccctgatttttattctcgatttagTAAGAGAGTGAATGAAAGTTTCactaaggaaagtttgaacaaaagtttaagtctttcactttcgaggcgcatactaccataCGGTATATATTGCATGGGCAAAAGTgagatatatattaaaaaacgTTGAAAGTGGGGAAATGATTACTGTAAAGATTCTTGGGTAAGGCATTCAATATGATCTCTTCAAAATTATGTTTCAATTTGCCATAAGGCCATGTCGCAGCTTTCTCATCAAGGAGAAACTTCCTTCATCTGCCCATGCGTAAAACGAGGGTAGGCCCTTCACCTTTACGCTGACTGAAAGTTCTCTGACGAGAAAGACGACATGAAAAATTGATCTGTGCGTTTTCTATTCATGTACATCTGCGCCCGTGACATAAATTTGACAGGTGTTATCTGATGGCGTCATACCAACGCAATTCATTGCCGTTTATCAAACCAGGCGGCACTTCTGATGACGCCTCAGACGGGATCGGCactttgtttttaaaaggcttAACGTCAATTAGTTTTAAATAGTCGCGTGATTATGACGACACGAGGCTGTGATGACGATAATCAACGTTTCATTCTTTCAGTCATGTGTACACAGAGCTACTATACTTTTTACTATACGCACGGAAATAGCttattatttcaaataaaaactctttttttttccttccacCGACAGACAATCTGGTCACAGTTGTAACACCGCCTGAACCCGCACCAAAATTGTGTGAAGGTAATCTTGAAGACCGTTGATATAATtataatgagagagagagagagagagagagagagagagagagagagagagagagagagagagagagagagagagagagagagagagagagagagagagagagagagagagtgtgtgtgtgtgcatgtgtgacagaaagagacacagacagacagacacagacagtcagacagacagataggcagacagagacagatagagagagggagacagccagacagacaaacaggacagacagacagacagagtcagAGTAGTAGAAACTTCGACACTAACACAGTCTCTTAACCAATGTTTTTGACTGAGTgactggaccagaattcaccttTCAACAACAACATCGCATACTGTATACAATGCACTGTGATGGCAAGGCTAATAATTTGCATTTGAGAATtaagaacaagaaaatgtgtCTGTTTTATATGGCGAAATTGTTCTACAAAGTTAAGGATAATGTTTCAAGCTAAACACTCTTGATATTGTCCCGTGATTCAGTTGCAAGGGCTGACATGGCACTGGAGGGGAAAATGAGTGAAAACTCCTTGACCGTCAGTATGAAGCCAGAACCGGACATTGACAGATATCTCATCACCATGGATACCAAGACCACCAGGCAACAAACCTACATCGGCAATGGTTCGCGGGGTTCCGGTATCAGCGGCATGGTCATCGGTGATTTAGCACCTGCGTACTTGTATAAAGTAACAATCATCGGCGAGACGCTCTGTGAGGGCAAGGCCCACCACGGCGCGCCAATATTCTTCAGCTCCAGGACGATAGGTACTCGGGAAACAAACGGTACTAAGAAAACTACTGTAGCTTCGCTTTTCTCCGTGAGTTTAGAGATCTTATGGAATTATAAATGTTCACTAAATTGTTGTCTTTCCGCCATTTTAATAACGCatccaaacaaaaaaaataactgAACCTCGATGTCTCCCCTAAATCAAGGCTGTCAGGGTTGAAAAAATCCTCTAATAAATTTCATGGCATATGGATTACCGCATGAAACACCCCATTTTCCCGCCTACCTTGAACTTTTCCCTTCATGCATGCACCTTTACAACTCGATTGTGATAACTGTAAAGGATTACTACGTCACAGTGGGCTTCTGACAAACAGACTCGCTCTGACGTTCTGTTGTAAAAAATGAGGAAAGTGTGGCATTCAAAATAAACGACTCATAAAATAACGATTCAGTGATtacccccccaaaaaagatAGTGAACATTTATATGCCTTTACACTGTTGCTATGCACGCCGGGTTGACTTGATAAAGCATGGGCAAAATTGTATagtgtactttcaaattttgtgttttaacaTTCGTCTTTTGTGGTAAATTCTTTTCACGTTGTCACTGAAAAATCAGAGATAGTATTGTCAGACCTGAGTACTTtcatcaaacatttacaaacacacacactatTTGTTAttacggttttttttttttaaattttgccagGTGGTCAAGAGATTCTATCACCGGATGATTGCGAACTAACAATCTACTAGCCTCGGAAAGGCCGACACCGACGCCTGCCGCTGCATGGGGGCGCTCTTTGGACCTGATCTGCTACAGACAAACAACTGCTGCCAGCTCGGCGTGGCGAATCCTGGTCATGGACAGAAACACGAATATttgcttgattttagcttggaTTTTAACACACGGAGCCTAGATAATGCTACTGCAGAATTGCGGTACTTGTCAGAAGACGAAAGACCAGAAAATAACATAACCGCCACAAAACGTAGTGTGAATATTTCATGACCTTCGGCGAACAAGTGGGCTGATGTAAGACTATCTACATGATACCTACCGGATAGAGCTGGCACAATACACCTGTAATCGTATCGTGTGTGCCCTAGAGAGTTTAGCATAGGATTCGTGTTTTTTGActgaaaatacatgaaatatcTTAAATAATTTTGGATTTATATTTAATTACATTCAAAAGGATTTACCGTGTAGTGACTACGAGTGCAGTATCTGGTTTATAGATATGGGATCGGTAGTTATTAAGACTTTTGAGAGGATTGCCCGATGACAAGGGTGACTCACGATTGAGCTTAATCTTTGCTCGATGAATCTTCGGTTCTTGGACGTTTTGTCTCGTTCGGAAGCATGAATGACAGCGAGAAATATAGAGCGTGCAAACGTTATTTCAAGGCCAGACTTGCACTTGTTGACGATAATCTAACAATATGGCTCGGTGCGTGACGCGGGTCTCCTACTTTAAATACAAGTGAATTGAAGTCGTGTCGTTCTCAGTGGTGACCCAATAGGTACATGCTGTGTGCGTTCACGAACTATGCAAAATGTGCACCATGCCATGACGCGGCTGCCAGCAGAATGCGGTTGCAGTGAACACTGAAcacgaaaaacatgaaaattatcAATCGGACGTTTCTGATATTATCCCTGGAAGTAGGATTGACTAGATCGAAGCAGAGTTGTACCAGCTCATCAATAAGATGTCTTCCTTACTTGCTTATGTAAAATAAAGACTCTGTACTGTCTCGGGGTGTGATACTCCataataaaattgtaaaatatgtcCGAATTGTTCTAATGCGAAAGAAAAACTACACCAAGCAGGCGATTAAAATTAGATTTAGAGACAGCGAAGTTTCCACTATCCGCTAACAGCATAGGTCGAAACGTTGCCAtgtctacatctgattttaatcagattgaaaaCATGTCGaggtcagagagagagagagagagagagagagagagagagagagagagagagagagagagagagagagcaggtcagagagagagattgaGGGGCAGCACGACAAAATATCAATGTCAAttcaaataatgacatcataCCCGAGAATTAAAAATTGATCGATCCTTTTACCATCCACCAACAAACAAACCACTCTGATGCTAATCGAAGATGTACACTGAAAATTTTGGAATACAACATCATGGCAACTCTTGAGGACTGGCAAGTGTGTTcatacaatatatggtgtcctGTTCTGATTCCTTCGTGTTCGTTAACGAATAAAGTTCGCTTTAAAGCAAGAAAGAACCAGAGcaaaaatgaaaacagtgaGATGGTTACAGGCGTTCACTGAGACAAAATACATGTTGCATGCAATAACATGGATTCGACCTTCATCTTCATATAGTCGCAATAAAGTCATATCCCTGTACCTTATTCCTCAGCTActctaaattatcaaaatgttctTTCTAAACAATGAACAAAGGAATTTCTTACCGAAGCCTGCTTAAGTTGGAAGGGGGAATGTATGGTTATTATTTTAACATtacattttgaaggcagagTATGTGTTATCGATTTTATTGCACTCGATTTCCGCTGAAATTCCGATTTCAGAGCTAAAGGACGCCCTCTACCCTTTGTGATTTTACAAAACTGCGCAATGCTGCCAATTCAAATTCACGTTGTCCCCGTGCAAACCAACGAATTCGGGCGGTTTCTTTGCGAAACCATTTCAGTGGATTACTGTCAAAAGCTTACTAGCTAGGTTATGAACCATTCAAGATCGCTGGCTTCTCTCGTCTGAAACTATAGACCTACTCTGATTCATGCGCAGCACGATAGAAGGGGCCACGAAATCTGATGTTCTTCGAAAAACTGCAAACGTCAATCTTTGGAGTCTGAGTTCTTTTAACGAATActatgaaaaacaggaaaattacAACACGATTTCAAACACGAAGGTATGGTTATAGATTCACTAATTCTGTGGCAATTATTGTTTTTGCCGCAGCAATTTAAATGCACCCGCTCTTCTATCCACATCTACATCCGCCATTCGGCTGACTGTCAAGTGCACTGATACATTTTACAGGACTATACAGGCAAGATGATGCGCTATCTCCATGTGTATTCGAAGACGTCATCAGCGGCATGATTCTTGTTTTAACTACGCATACATGTTGTTGAATCAAGGAAAGTTGCACAAGCATGCGCTGGTCATTTTCCACTGAAAAAAAACACGTCTGATTTTACAGAGAGAAAGACACAGAAACACACAGAAACACACACTGAGGCGTTTATCCACATGGGCTGAAACTCAAGAAAACCTTCATCAAAACGTGTGCAATTATTGGGTGATTGGATAGAGTTAAATGTTCTGTGAAACAATTTCTTTGCTTGACGAGTGTGAAGAATAGCAAATAGACGAAGATTGGCACAAACCTAAATTAGAGCaagtttattttgaaagttgaaatgaaCGACATCTCTGTGTtataagtaaaattttcaattttcgaaaatctaagacGGTGACAATTTTCCTTACTCTAAGAGCTTAAATATGAGCCCTAAGAAGTTGCagctcagaaaagaattgtttaaatttgagagtccggatATCTGTGATGGAGGCGTATGCTAAAGATAACGCAGTGGTTTCATACTTTTATTATTCAATGTAAAAATTCAAGACGCCCTCGCACCTGTTTTGCGTGAACGCGATGCGTGCTGTACAGACAatgtatattgatggcgcagacacagcgatctgattggtcgagacgtgaaaacgcacgcgatataccacggctggtaCACGCGAGGTCTCGGCTAGAGCAAAAATCCTGTTTTGACGTTCCatgtcagaatttcaatatacttttatgatatgatagcAATTAATAAcgcccagcgacggtataccactcgattttgaccagttcacttcattttgaccagttcatgacatataccGCCTGTGCATATacgtcgtgaactggtcaaaataccGTGGTATACCGTCGATCGATGagggtgctttattgcttaaatatcgcCCATTGTTGCAGAGCAGAAACCACACAATATGGAACTGATCATAGATTAAAACTGATATCGtgattttattgtatttatcaAATGTTTCAGAGAggatgcgcctcgaaaatgaaagacttaacatTTTGCTGAAACTCTCCCTAAGAAATATTAAATCATCACTCCCTTGTGAAAGCACAGAACAAAAATTCGAAGGTCACCGCGCAAAATTaaatacaagagaaacaaatctcCAACATTCagtttaccgacacttgaaattcaaaatggccggcaaCCCTGTCATACCTTAAAGGGGAAAATAACTGtgtgattttcataaaaaataagccggtgagAACTTTACTTATACCCAATGAGCTTCATCATgttcaaaatgagcccttaTAAATAGTGGACcaaaaagcattgtaaaagtttgagggtccgaatatctgccACCAAGCACTCAATAGTGTTTCGCCACTCAAGGAACATATTGTGGTCAAATAGTCATAGGTTTTGTATCTTCTAACATAAATcatcattttaatttgttttatcgATGCTC comes from Ptychodera flava strain L36383 chromosome 8, AS_Pfla_20210202, whole genome shotgun sequence and encodes:
- the LOC139138490 gene encoding uncharacterized protein isoform X2; translation: MRIVQVYVVFLALWCQDSYVFTVPVTGPSSLAASTLDSADIRTSPRPSNNETSDEGYTSADVDAENKRLDHTKLGPHFSHRDTHSMGVDDLLKTWVSLARGGICDETDVIEPPKVTEIRSQVRNYQALVRVQREDNVVNYFVVYNGYDDKYHFALRSGIRPNIPLKGVPKDRVVLVEIFALRRCMGHVFWSSPVNLEITVSSDNLVTVVTPPEPAPKLCEVARADMALEGKMSENSLTVSMKPEPDIDRYLITMDTKTTRQQTYIGNGSRGSGISGMVIGDLAPAYLYKVTIIGETLCEGKAHHGAPIFFSSRTIGTRETNGGQEILSPDDCELTIY
- the LOC139138490 gene encoding uncharacterized protein isoform X1 produces the protein MRIVQVYVVFLALWCQDSYVFTVPVTGPSSLAASTLDSADIRTSPRPSNNETSDEGYTSADVDAENKRLDHTKLGPHFSHRDTHSMGVDDLLKTWVSLARGGICDETDVIEPPKVTEIRSQVRNYQALVRVQREDNVVNYFVVYNGYDDKYHFALRSGIRPNIPLKGVPKDRVVLVEIFALRRCMGHVFWSSPVNLEITVSSDNLVTVVTPPEPAPKLCEVARADMALEGKMSENSLTVSMKPEPDIDRYLITMDTKTTRQQTYIGNGSRGSGISGMVIGDLAPAYLYKVTIIGETLCEGKAHHGAPIFFSSRTIGTRETNGTKKTTVASLFSVVKRFYHRMIAN